In a genomic window of Zingiber officinale cultivar Zhangliang chromosome 9B, Zo_v1.1, whole genome shotgun sequence:
- the LOC122022959 gene encoding uncharacterized protein LOC122022959, with the protein MSNDDNLARSNRICQFLRDELTDDADERFMLMLMQQHQMLMEVGMSYLAGRTHTRTYLDREREVGHARLFNDYFSDQPVYTDEMFRRRFRMRRELFLGIVEKLQNHSEYFQWRIDATGRMGLSPLQKCTAVLRQLAYGAPADQSDEYLRLAETTAIDCLINFCKCVYEVFGDQYLRRPTAADTQHLLEMHERRHGFPGMLGSLDCMHWEWKNCPIAWRGQFTRGDHGHPTIVLEAVASADLWIWHAFFGAAGSRNDINVLYESPLFNKVLEGGAPEVYFTINGTTYTKGYYLTDGIYPTWATFVKSFPCPEDPKRKKFKER; encoded by the coding sequence ATGTCAAACGACGACAATCTAGCTAGAAGCAATAGGATCTGTCAATTCTTACGTGATGAACTGACGGATGATGCTGATGAAAGATTCATGCTAATGCTTATGCAACAACACCAAATGTTGATGGAAGTAGGAATGAGTTATTTAGCGGGCAGAACACATACGAGAACATATTTGGATCGGGAGCGTGAAGTCGGACATGCTCGTCTTTTCAATGATTACTTCTCTGATCAACCAGTTTATACTGATGAAATGTTTCGACGAAGATTTCGAATGCGAAGAGAGTTATTTTTGGGCATTGTCGAAAAATTACAAAATCATTCAGAGTATTTTCAATGGAGAATTGATGCAACAGGAAGGATGGGCTTGTCACCACTTCAAAAATGCACGGCAGTTCTCCGTCAATTGGCATATGGAGCCCCTGCCGACCAATCTGATGAATATCTAAGGCTTGCTGAAACCACTGCTATTGACTGTTTGATCAACTTCTGCAAATGTGTATATGAAGTATTTGGGGATCAATACTTGAGAAGACCAACTGCAGCTGACACCCAACATTTACTTGAAATGCATGAGCGAAGGCATGGTTTCCCTGGCATGTTGGGTAGCCTTGATTGTATGCATTGGGAATGGAAAAATTGTCCCATCGCTTGGAGAGGTCAGTTTACTCGAGGCGATCATGGACACCCAACAATTGTGCTTGAAGCAGTCGCATCTGCTGACTTATGGATATGGCATGCTTTTTTTGGAGCTGCGGGATCACGTAATGATATAAATGTGCTTTACGAATCACCTCTATTCAACAAAGTTTTGGAAGGAGGTGCACCAGAGGTTTATTTTACAATAAATGGCACGACATATACTAAAGGATATTATCTAACAGATGGGATTTACCCAACTTGGGCTACCTTCGTCAAGAGTTTTCCATGTCCCGAGGATCCAAAGAGAAAAAAGTTCAAGGAAAGATAA
- the LOC122022471 gene encoding CLAVATA3/ESR (CLE)-related protein 25-like — MARDLCTGLPFLFCIALLVSMEAHSAGARVALQVAAPAVVSAMARPENNLDPFYTSKRKVPNGPDPIHNRRAGKSGRPPVRA, encoded by the exons ATGGCAAGAGACTTGTGCACTGGCTTGCCATTCCTCTTCTGCATTGCTCTCCTGGTGTCCATGGAAGCGCACTCTGCAGGGGCCAGAGTTGCACTACAGGTGGCTGCTCCGGCTGTGGTTTCAGCAATGGCAAGGCCAGAAAACAACTTGGATCCTTTCTACACTAGCAAGAGGAAAGTTCCTAACGGGCCTGATCCCATTCATAACAG GAGAGCTGGGAAGTCAGGCAGACCTCCTGTTAGAGCTTGA